One stretch of Flavobacterium sp. 9 DNA includes these proteins:
- a CDS encoding SusC/RagA family TonB-linked outer membrane protein: protein MKKKLNRYAYLCILLISIGIKAQETKPLIQSKLEGIVIDAATKEPVIGASINIKGTTHGVQTDFDGKFYFQTGQKFPYTLIVSFLGYKRLETVVNQNSVVIEITQEQNALSEVVVTALGISKEKKSLGYTTQAVKGKDLGETKETNFLNSLSGRLAGVRITNSQGDMGSSRIVIRGETSIAGNNQPLFVVDGVPVDNSQLGSVGGATRDFKNAIADINPQDIETLTVLKGPNAAALYGSRAAHGVVLITTKSGKNQKGLGITVNTGITVSQVTTLPRFQNSFGQGSNGKFSFVDGKGGGVNDGVDESWGPKLDGRLIPQFNSNGVAVPFVAHPDNVKDFFNTGLTYDNSISIAKSDDKSDFRLGVNNQKQLGTVPNSEVNKTNFTVNTNYQISKGVRVGVNANYIVTDAPALPGGPSGNRAAGVMLQFLWFGRQVDTEELQRNRNVNWNNSYYSNPYWNAYYNTTSQQRNRLIGDIHLDAKLAEGFNFKFRTGIDYYNDRRKYEIKYGTNGTPFGSYAEDAYTVSEQNTEGIFTYTKKLNDDFSLDALAGFNVRTHSDANNYQKAPRLAVPDLYTLTNSRDPLTSSNIYSRLKVYSAYASAQFGFRNYAFFNVTARNDWSSTLPSNNRSYFYPSINGSVILTDALNLKSNTLDFLKLRGGWSEVGNDADPYQLSTVYNFQTAFDGNPIQTSSQKKLNDNLKPETTRSTEVGLEASFWKNRLHFDFAYYNTNSLDQILEIKTTAASGYNSQLINAGKINNHGVEIQLDGNPVQTENFKWNVAVNYAKNISKVEILDYDKQIQNYTIGTSGGVDVLASVGQAYGALYGTAYLRDANGNIVVGANGLPKADPQKRVLGHYTPDYTGGVTNTLTYKNLELSFLVDASVGGQIFSGTNRTGNYTGVLDQTMPGRDAANGGLSYYVTGTTKTLLPAGATAPGGAQVYDDGMIFKGVYADGTPNNTLLSAQEYYKASYNISEAYLYSSTYVKLREVKLTYNVDKKLVKKLGLAGASFTAAGRNLFFIYKDAPNIDPESAFNTGNAQGLESLSLPTTRSVSLNVNLKF from the coding sequence ATGAAAAAAAAATTAAATAGATATGCATACCTATGCATTTTGTTGATTTCCATAGGGATTAAGGCTCAGGAAACCAAACCGTTAATTCAGTCCAAGCTAGAAGGTATAGTGATTGATGCTGCTACAAAGGAGCCGGTTATTGGAGCTTCAATAAACATAAAAGGTACTACACACGGGGTTCAGACAGATTTTGACGGAAAGTTTTATTTCCAGACAGGACAAAAATTTCCTTATACTTTAATCGTAAGTTTTTTGGGATATAAAAGACTGGAAACTGTAGTGAATCAAAATTCGGTTGTAATTGAAATTACTCAGGAACAAAATGCACTTTCAGAAGTTGTAGTTACTGCTTTGGGTATTTCAAAAGAAAAGAAATCTCTGGGATATACCACTCAGGCAGTTAAAGGCAAGGATTTAGGAGAAACAAAAGAAACGAACTTCCTGAATAGTCTTAGCGGTAGATTGGCTGGTGTACGTATCACCAATTCTCAGGGAGATATGGGATCTTCGCGTATTGTGATTCGTGGAGAAACTTCAATCGCTGGAAATAACCAACCCTTATTTGTGGTTGATGGAGTTCCTGTAGATAACTCGCAATTAGGAAGCGTTGGTGGAGCAACCCGTGATTTCAAAAATGCAATTGCAGATATTAACCCACAAGATATTGAAACATTAACAGTATTGAAAGGTCCAAATGCTGCGGCACTTTACGGATCACGTGCTGCGCATGGTGTTGTTTTGATTACTACAAAATCAGGTAAGAATCAAAAAGGACTTGGTATCACTGTTAATACTGGTATTACGGTTTCTCAGGTTACAACTTTGCCTCGTTTTCAAAACTCATTTGGTCAGGGATCAAACGGAAAATTTAGTTTCGTAGATGGTAAAGGTGGCGGAGTTAATGATGGAGTTGATGAAAGCTGGGGACCAAAATTAGACGGACGCCTTATTCCTCAATTTAATTCAAATGGTGTAGCGGTTCCTTTTGTCGCGCATCCTGATAATGTGAAGGATTTCTTTAATACGGGACTTACTTATGATAACAGTATTTCTATTGCAAAATCAGATGATAAATCAGATTTTCGTTTAGGAGTAAATAATCAAAAACAATTGGGAACTGTACCAAACAGTGAAGTAAACAAAACAAACTTTACGGTTAATACGAATTACCAAATTTCAAAAGGCGTTAGAGTTGGTGTAAATGCGAACTATATTGTTACTGATGCTCCGGCACTTCCGGGTGGTCCGTCTGGTAACCGTGCTGCGGGTGTAATGCTTCAGTTTCTTTGGTTTGGACGTCAGGTAGATACTGAGGAACTTCAAAGAAACAGAAATGTAAACTGGAACAACAGCTATTATAGTAATCCATATTGGAATGCTTATTACAATACAACAAGTCAACAACGTAACCGTTTGATTGGAGATATCCATTTGGATGCAAAACTTGCGGAAGGATTTAATTTTAAATTCCGTACAGGAATTGATTATTACAATGATCGTAGAAAATATGAGATTAAATATGGTACAAACGGAACTCCTTTTGGATCGTATGCTGAAGATGCTTATACTGTAAGCGAACAAAATACTGAGGGTATTTTTACTTATACTAAAAAATTAAATGATGATTTTAGTTTAGACGCTCTTGCAGGATTCAACGTTCGTACACATAGTGATGCAAACAATTATCAAAAAGCGCCGCGTCTTGCTGTTCCGGATTTATATACTTTGACGAATTCACGTGATCCGTTAACTTCATCAAATATTTATTCAAGATTAAAAGTTTATAGTGCATATGCTTCGGCACAATTTGGTTTTAGAAACTATGCATTTTTTAACGTAACTGCTCGTAACGACTGGTCATCAACATTGCCAAGTAATAACCGTTCTTATTTTTATCCTTCTATTAATGGAAGTGTGATTTTAACAGACGCTTTGAATTTGAAAAGCAATACACTTGATTTCTTAAAATTACGTGGTGGTTGGTCTGAAGTTGGTAATGATGCTGATCCGTATCAATTGTCTACAGTTTACAATTTTCAAACGGCATTTGACGGAAATCCAATTCAAACTTCTTCTCAAAAGAAACTTAACGATAACCTGAAACCAGAAACTACACGTTCTACGGAAGTTGGTTTAGAAGCTTCTTTTTGGAAAAACAGACTTCATTTTGATTTTGCTTATTATAACACAAACAGTTTAGACCAGATTTTAGAAATTAAAACGACTGCTGCGAGTGGATATAATTCACAATTAATCAATGCAGGAAAAATAAACAATCATGGTGTAGAGATTCAATTGGACGGAAATCCTGTTCAAACAGAAAATTTCAAATGGAATGTTGCTGTAAATTATGCAAAGAACATAAGCAAAGTTGAGATTCTTGATTATGATAAACAGATTCAAAACTACACAATTGGTACTTCTGGAGGTGTTGATGTATTGGCATCTGTAGGTCAGGCTTACGGAGCGCTTTATGGAACTGCTTATTTACGTGACGCAAACGGAAACATTGTAGTTGGTGCAAATGGATTGCCAAAAGCAGATCCGCAAAAGAGAGTATTAGGACATTATACTCCGGATTATACAGGTGGTGTTACAAACACATTAACATACAAAAATCTTGAACTTTCGTTTCTTGTTGATGCAAGTGTAGGTGGACAGATTTTCTCTGGAACGAACAGAACTGGTAATTATACAGGAGTATTAGATCAAACAATGCCAGGTCGTGATGCAGCAAATGGTGGTTTAAGTTACTATGTAACTGGTACTACAAAAACTTTATTACCTGCAGGAGCAACTGCTCCGGGTGGTGCACAAGTATACGATGATGGAATGATTTTTAAAGGAGTATATGCTGATGGAACTCCAAATAATACATTACTTAGCGCGCAGGAATATTACAAAGCATCTTACAATATTAGTGAAGCTTATCTTTATAGTTCAACTTACGTGAAATTAAGAGAAGTAAAGCTTACTTATAATGTTGATAAAAAACTAGTTAAGAAATTGGGATTAGCCGGAGCAAGTTTTACTGCTGCAGGTCGTAACCTGTTCTTTATTTACAAAGACGCACCAAATATCGATCCTGAATCGGCTTTTAATACTGGAAATGCACAAGGTTTAGAGAGTTTGTCTCTGCCAACTACCAGAAGCGTCAGTCTTAATGTTAATCTTAAATTCTAA